tTTCCAATCAAAATTCGAAATTTCACCCAAACATCGCTCGGggggggcccacgtctcggaacccgacaaaagttacaaaatgcaaaagcccattcaaccacaagtctaaccataccaatttaaccaaattccgacatcaacctGACCTccaatcatcaaatcttattttcaaatctatAGGTCCAAATCCCCGATtgacacctcaaaatcatgtattctagttggattattcgatgataattcaatattatggagtagaaatgatcacaagtgacttacctcaagatttcccatgatttcttgctcaaaaatcgccccaagacgtgttctttctttcaaaaatattgaAATGAGCTAAAATATAGAACTGCTCAATAAAAACACTATTCTGGTCACTAAAAGCCCAATTCCCATTGCTAAAAGTGCCAAAtttggtcgctaaaggtgcgcaccagaacAAGTTGCACCAGGaatatttattttcactaaaaagactctaactccatcatacgaaatcgaaattcgacgattcttatttctatgagtcacaaataataatacgtaCCTAGTTCtttaatcgaaactcaattcggagctcatttgctcaatgcaataccaatttcgcttgttaaacaattaactcatgtttcgcgctaaaacccaatcgcgacttgatgaaattagaccaaacttttcaaaatattcttataattcattatcaaactctcgGAAGTCTCAAAATCAAAGTTCGGTCTCTAGAACAAAAAAtgaacctttggatcattacatgtttatgctggaaacatcaaactcttccaaaactcttcctcGATAGcttgtagtgtatcaaccataacttcttgtatcTAACTCCAGCTACCAAACGGTTTAAATTTAtcaaaactagatacaaagggctacaacttttactTTGGATCATTGTCAAATTCCTTATAGACTACGAGATATAGGCTTCCAAAGTTAGGcatgtgcaacagaaatttctgcgatgctcactgctgtagcaaaaaaaataacattaaaaaatggcctagaaatggtctgaaaccactccgaaactcacccaagcccctcggaaccccgtccgaacataccaaaaagtctcaAGATATATTACGGACTTaatcgagacctcaaatcacatcaaccaacactaaaaccacgaatcgcaccccaattcaaacctaatgaaactaagaaactccaatttctacatttgatgccgaaacctatcaaatcaactccgattgacctcaaattttgcttacaagtcataaatgacataacagagttatttcaatttccataatcggatttcgatcccgatatcaaaaattcaactccccaatcaaacttccaaacttaaattttctattttcgcaattttaagcctaatttagctacggacctcaaaataaatatccgtacaaactcctaagtctgaaattaccatactgagctattggaacaATCAGAATTCCATTctgggatcgtttacacataattcaccatccggttaattgtttcaacttaagcttccaaaacaaaaattgttctttcaattaaatcctgaatcatccgaaaaccaaacttgaccaccctcgcaagtcatattACACATTtcaaagttgctcgagaccttaagccaccgaacggaacgctaattctcaaaatgataagtcaggtcgttacattctccctcacttaaatatacgttcgtcgtCGAACGTGCCAAGACTTGTTCCTAAATCTTCAAATCACTATTTCACCTAatcacgcacatacccgggggtgatcccatgtcaccccattccatataggcctaacgacaccacataactgaaaattactaatttagcattagcccataaaccttggaatccaatttccaacatccaaaaatttcttttcaagacctgaatctcacatctacacttTGTATGAGTTTTAAAAGGTTGTATTAAGCCTTAGCCATGACTCTAGATGTAGttacatgatataccacacaaccCGCATACTCGCAATAGTTTCTATTCATTGTAGCTGCTAAAAAACAAACCTAATACCAGTAtcaaaccccatatcaaacaacacctcattccaaaaccttcgtacactgttgataatgaaagaaacgcaaaatttcatgaccacttaccagatcaacaagtcacggagcttttcctcgttcaacaagtaccatagccaattatttaagccgaattctaaattattcttccaacacgttgtaatcaaacctgatagtatccattctaggccTAACGACCTTATATCaccaaacacaactattctagcTATTCCTGTGTAATCGTGCCTTTTCGGCACAGAACATTATTTAAAACCAACTCATTAAATTATGTGAGAAGAACATATGTGTGTGCATGTGCACATTTTTCCCCTCAAATTGCCATGATTAGGCGATAGCATAGCATGTAGAGGAATGAAACAATTAATCAGATAAACGATCAAGGAAACGGAAATTCCACACGAtgcacggacagctcacgtgctaacaatagaacccgcatggacaactcacgtgctaataatataatCCGCTCGGTATAGTCCCAGGCCTCCGGTCCAAATATATCATATGGGAGCATTTAAATAGGTATACAGGTATATGATGAGTAGGATAAGATTCTCATGttcttggactggtataaatgacatgttaaagtgtaggcatgtacaAAGTATGCTATCGTAGCTCAAATAGAAAATCTTTCATCACCGaggcatttatcaagttcgttcATGGATTTTAACTCCTATGTAGCCTCAATCACGACTAAAATAGCTCACGTAATGTTATAGATATGAtaaacatcatagcttaaagaTCAACAGTCGATTCCAGGCTTATTATAGCCCAAACGCAATCTGAGCATGGATAAATAGTCGTCTAAAAAATCTTCAATGACTTagccataacacatactattatcTAGTTAACTTGGCCACACCTTCGCAGTCCGCGGCCCCGaaacaatttgcttctgagaactcctagtcccCAAATTTGTAGCACATATGAACCActgtaactgatcacaactccaacaCTCAAATGACTAAAACATCCTTCATGtgcgatcatcccactaggaatacttccataattcttccgtgccacataacaataatttgaatatcagcaaccTATCAACGAGGTGAGTAccgtaataccaatgaacatctgtaagtcaaaacacaattcgccttctgaaatgcgcaccattCTCAGGAATTACATagcagttataacatttatctaaatgtctgaaactgaccatgttgtccataattcatgaccttcccttcaaaattgaactgtcaccttgtacatgcaatTCTCAATCTGACGGGACACACCACCTCTATTAGACCACCATACAAAAAGTACGAGAATTTcatatcaactctgagtcaccggtagaatacatacccgattagtTATAAATCTTCCATCTGCtcccttccaggaggaaatcacaatacacaacatgttcctcacaccggtagaaaataccCGCATCAAACCacggtagaaaccatcaaaaacactttgaaatctgtttgcacataaccaatctatcaaaactgaattcctctaactcgactaAGCCACGTAGgttaccaaacccaagaatattgccacaaaAACATCCATAGAGCCTCACCACCTCATAATTACCCCAAAAAATcgaacataccattaccatactggtctagcctactacccagttatcctattttcttcgagtttcttctaaattaccctcaagttgacacttctccttgtcagaacactacgatacttacccaaagctcactacaagacatcctaacataaaaccacataaCCCTAACGCCCATAAGTCACTGTATtattcttaagcacctccataaataccacaaccgagacacccactcttaaggaccttatatgaatttaaaattgtttctctttcctttcttatactgaaatgtagaatccatagtcaaacagaactACTGCACGTCCCAATACCATCCAATGTAATTAatcgattctagtgatatacaaattcggaaagttttcaattgccacatatacattttgaatccattagaatcctctcaagagtcatccactctgctcaaatctaatttgctccgcccaaacgggccgaaagacacgtgctcctttagcacaatcaacactcaaagaagtaaccctaccttaacacgaccaatcaaattcatacttcgtgtgcattacatccttcaaaataacaacataatcattccataatttttcatattttcataaagtccAATGTAACCTGTATCCAAGAATTTCCTTACCCAAGTCATTCTCGAtttccacctctgcaagtcataactaacccacaagtatgcctcagaccaaaactaaaatttaacatatatccatgaaattgaattgtcaatagcaggctcccctacttggctcaaagccatagaacaaaacactcgataactcacaatacccatactttattattgccataatactgcagtcagttcaatgaaaattcttctcaagcttatgcaacacccatATTAAAATACCTAAATCATCCGCAaagttcgcatttattctcgtgacagtcaagtcaactttctcaactagattcaaattcaaattccaGCACATACGCCCTGCTGGTAGAAAacaaactctccactcaacattataaggaacacacctacgtagattactccgcaggggataacccacctgcttagcctcaaattgacatcttgctataccctttcgcatccaCAATTACCACAGAATCACTTAAaatttctgagtttgaactcatcaacgcGACATGAAAATATACTTCACTCCACAATTAAACAGCATGACAAATCCCTCAACGCACTCACAACtaaagactgtacgtcacatcaaaacaggaatcaagtacccaatagcagacTCTTGaatcacaagtaaactttattcgtcTCATTCAACCCACCTGAACACATCCCTCATTCACGTCATAGTCATCATAAAGTCATTCAACCacccatcgagccacaaatttcactcatagggacactaccgatgTATAAGTTCAAACGCACAAGTTCTCACAtccgaaactaccgagcttaagctacggtctaaccctggcctcaagtcctccagactaccCCATCACTAAAACACAAAATACTTGTCTCGatcctcgttcatagaatcacaatgggcacagcggGTGCCTGGGCTGGCCTTGCCAGCTTAACTATATCAGGAATTTGCTCTTGAGCTGAAgtaactggtggtgctacaggtgctgctccaactgttgtacgagctacacctcgacttctatcacggcctcggcctctaccacgaccccgacctctcgcggccctaacttgTGGCACTGGTGgatgaccgtccgatccggtagtacataTCCTCACCATTTTGAGAGAATAGAATCGCAGAAAATTTAGTTCTTGAACCAAAATATTTACACGacggaatagaagaaagtgaaattttcctaagggtttggaagcctctcgaagataagtacaaacgtctccgtaccgatccgcaagactctactaaacctgctcatgactcgtgagacctatgtaacctaggctctgataccaacttgtcacgacccaaaatctcacctatcgtgatggcttctatctcaatactaggcaagccgataattttaataaaccaccatatcttttaagtttgaaacataataattaaattcaacggaaaaaaatctcataaatataaatataaacattcccgaaacctggtatcactgagtacatgagcatctaaatgataataaagtctgactaataaaacactgtctgaaaatatagaacagtacaataattgaaagaatgagagtcaaggtcagcgaactccaggcagctaccttgatagtctccaactgatagcactatCAGATCTAACAGTCGatgtgtccgaaagcacctggatctgcacacgaggtgcagagtgtagtataagtacaaccaactcaataagtaacaaaactaacctttgggctgaaagtagtgacgagctcctcAGGTACAGTtcagtacataaataatggtacagaaatgaaggcatgctttcaagttcaatagttaaactcaatacaagcaaaaatagatcaatattgcatgatatgaggaatatgacatctcagtgataagacctcatgtactactggtcacaAATCAATCGGTCACTCGGTATTGTTTATGGCTAATCCAGCCCAAGGATATTCCACCACGTatgtatatatacacatcaactgacagtcagtcacgtAGTACCATATAAGGCAAATGCATCCCTAGGAAATTcattcccaaatgtaaatgatacggacaagattcatgtcaagggaaattcatcacaatataaacaagtaaggcaagtccatgtcctggaagtccatcccgaatatataatcatttatgctcactgggggtatgtacagactccggaggggctccttcagtccaagcgtgatataaagccaatgTGGCTTGCTATAgacgggcagccctgatccatataataataaagccaataaggcgtactgcggcgtgcaaccccgatccataacaataaagcctataaggtttgttgcggcgtgcaacccgattctataataataataataatatataaagccaatatggcctattgCAGGAGGGCagccctgatcccataaatatcctaacaatggatgagcatgactgagtatgaaatttatatttcaaaataattaatttaatagcaacacgaccttatgagtcccaaaatatcggcacgtagcctaaacatgatctttaatacgagcctcaactcaatttctctaacacgtggaggatacgcaaataataatataattctttaaattttacaactccacaatatttatttaagtcacaatttctatggtgcacgcccacacgctcgttacTTAGCATGTGCATCGCCTCCAgaaattgatataacacaaaattcggggattcataccctcagaactaagtttagaaatgttacttacctcaaaccgtgtaatttcttactctgcaatgcctttgcctcgcataTCGGCcttcaaacgcctcgaatctagtcataaataatttgattcaatcaaaacaaattataggaattaattccatatgaaaatacagatttccatcaaaatccaaaatttcacccaaaatcgcctgtggggcccacatctcggagcccgacaaaagttacaaaatccgaaagcacattcaaccatgagtctaaccatactaattttaccaaattccgacatcaacttgacctccaaatcatcaaatcttattttcaaatttctaggtccaaatccccgatttatacctcaaaatcatgtaatctagtcggattattcgatgataattcaatattatggagtagaaatgatcacaagtgacttaactcaagatttcccgtgatttcTTGCTAAAAGATAAGCTGTGTTCTTTCGtccaaaaatattgaaatgagCTTAAAAAAATAGAACTGctcaataaaaataatattcGGGTCGCTAAATGCCCAATtcccgtcgctaaaagtgccaaatctggtcgctaaaggtgcgcactAGAACTTGTTGTACCAACaatatttattttcactaaaaaggctctaactccaccATACGAACTCGAACTTTGACGATTCTTATTcatatgagtcacaaataataataatacgaacttagtcctTCAATTAAAACTCAATTCGGatctcatttgctcaatgcgataccaatttcgcttgttaaacaattaactcatgtttcgcgctaaaaacccaatcgcgacttgataaaATTAGACTAAACTtttcagatcattcctataattcattatcaaactttcgaaagtctcaaaatcaaatttcgattactaaaactaaaaatggacctttggatcattgcatgcttatgctgaaaacatcaaactcttccaaaactcttcctcGATAGcttgtagtgtatcaaccataacttcttgtacccaAATCCAACTGTCAAACAGtttaaatttctgaaaactatatacaaagggctacaacttttactTTTGTATCAtcgccaaattccttatagattacgagatataagcttccaaagtcagtcctgtgcagcagaaatttttgcgatgcacactgttgtagcAAAAAAACCAACAGTtttaaaatggcctagaaatggtctgaaatcactccaaaactcacccgagcccctcgagaccccgtccgaatataccaacaagtctcaaaatatattacggacttagtcgaggtctcaaatcacatcaaacaacattaaaaccacgaatcgcaccccaattcaagtttaatgaaactaaaaaattctaatttctacatttgataccgaaacctatcaaatcaattccgattgacctcaaattttgtgcataagtcataaatgacataacagagttgttctaatttccagaatcggatttcgatcccgatatcaaaaggtcaactccccggtcaaacttccaaacttaaatttcctattttcgccatttcaagcctaatttagctatggacctcaaaataaatatccggacactttcataagtccgaaatcaccatacggagctattggaattatcaaaactctattccggagtcgtttacacaaaattcaccatccggtcaattatttcaacttaagcttccaaaacaaaaattgttctttcaattaaatcccgaatcatccgaaaaccaaacttgaccaccctcgaaagtcataatacacatttcaaagctacTCAAGAttttaagccaccgaacggaacgctaattctcaaaatgacaagtcaggtcattacataTCTCAAGGTCAAATTCTTGTAGAAGTAAATCCATCTTAACAATCTATGTCGGGCATCTTTCTTTGCTAAGATGTATTTTAAAGCTGCATGATCAGTAAAAATAGTGACCTTGGTTCATATCAAATAAGATCGAAACTTATCAAAAGCAAATACTACTACTAGTAACTCTTTTTTTGTTGTGGCATAATTTAAGTTGAGCCTCATTTATTGTTCTACTAGCATAGTAAATGGGACGAAAGATCTTATCCTTTCTCTTGCCTAAAGCAGCTCCAATTGCtgtatcactagcatcacacatgacctCAAAAGGTTGATTCCAGTCTGGGGACACAACTACAGGGGCGGTTGATAACTTTTCCCTAAGGTTCTCAAATGCTTTCAAACAATCACCTGAAAAATCAAACTTAATATCTTTCATCAAGAGGTTAGTCAACGGTTTTGAAATCTTTGAAAAGTCTTTTACGAACCGtctataaaaacctgcatgatCTAGAAAGCTTCTAATCCTTTAATGAGTTGTGGGAGAGGGTAATCTTGCTATAAGATCAATTTTAGCCTTATCAACTTCTATCCATTTAGCAGTGATTTTATGTCCTAAAACAATTCCCTCAGTAAcaataaaatgatatttttccCAATTTAGAATTAAGTTTGGCTCTTCACATCTCTTAAGGACTAAGGTCAAGTGGTGAAGacaatcctcaaatgttttgccaaagagtgtaaaatcatccataaaaattTTGAGAAATGTAGCATGGGCGTTGCATAGACCAAATGGCATTCTCCTATAGGCATATGTTCCATGAGGACATGTGAAAGTTGTCTTGTCTTGATCTTCAGGTGCAATTGGTATTTGGTTATACCCTAAATAGCCATCAAGAAAACAGTAAAAACTATATCCTGCAATTCTTTATAACATTTGATCAATAAATGGTAATGGAAAATGATCTTTTCTAATGGCATCATTGAGATGTCTATAATCAATACGGACTCTCCACCCTGTGACAGTCCTGGTAGGTATGAGttcattacttttattttttataactaTCAAGCCTCCTTTCTTTGGTACTGTCTCAACAACTTTACGATCTCATTTTTTACTACTTCATGCATTGCTGGATTCAATCTCCTTTGGGGCTGGACTATTGGCTTGTAGCTATCCTCCATGAGGATTCTGTGCATACAAACAACTGGATTAATTCCTTTGATATCTTCTATAGTCCACCCCAAGGCTCGTTTATGTGCTTTCAACACTTCAATCAGTTTTTCTTCTTATCTTGCAGTAAGAGAAGATGAAATAATTACTGGAAATAATTCTTCCTCAAGATAAACATATTTTAAATTAGATGGGAGAACTTTGAGTTCAATTTTTGGTTGAACTTGTTTTGGTTGCATCTCCACATCTTCATAATCTTTTTCTAGTATTTCAGCTTCTCTCTGATGATAGGATCATCGTCTTGTATGGTGCCAGATTTGGCAAAACATCTTTCCATTGAGTCTGGATTTAATTGATTATCTTTGAATTCATTTGTAAAGCAATTAAGCATGTCAATTGAAAAACACAGAGATGATGTCTCATCTCCTGAAAATCTTAATATCTTTTGCATATAAAAAATGACTCTTTCTTCATCAACTCTCAAAATTAGTTGTCCTTGATGGACATCTATGATTGCTCTACCTgtggcaagaaatggtctacccAAAATAATTGGTTCACCGGGACATTCCTTCATTTCAAGTACTATAAAATCTACAAGGAAAACAAACTTATCTACTCTTACGAGCACATTTTCAATTATTCCTTTAGGTTTCTTAGTACTTTGATCTGCAAACTGAAGAGAAACACCTATGTCTTTCATTTCACCAAGATTTAATTTTCTAAAGATAGAAAATGGCATCAAGTTAATTGAAGCTCCAGAATCACAAAGTGTTTTTTCAAAATATACTCCTCCCAAAGTGAATGGAATTGTAAAACTACCTGAATCACCAAGTTTTTGTGGTAGCTTATTTTGAAGTATAGCACTACATTTTTCAGTAAGCATCACCACAGAAACTTCTTTCAAATTCCTTTTACTTGACAAAATTTCTTTTAGGAATTTGGCATAAGAAGGCATTTTCAACAAAGCATCAATGAAAGAAATATTAATGTGAATTTGTTTTAAAATCTCCAAAAactttgaaaattgattatcaagcttttctctttttattttttgtggAAAAGGAATTGTCACAAGGAAATGAGTcaattttttaatattattttcttcttttttcttgacTTCTTTCTGTTTAGATAGTTCAGAGGGTATTTCAATATTTTTACCATTGTTTACCTGTTGTTCTGGCTGGTCTACATAGGGTTCATCAAGATCCTTACCTAACCGTAAGGTGATGGCCTTAAGGTACTCCTTTGGATTTTTCTCTGTATTGCTTGGCAAGGGACCTTGAATTTTTTCTGACACAAGAGTTGGCAGTTGGCTTAATTGAATTTCCAGATTTTTTAGGGTTGAACCCTGACTTTCCATCTTTTCATCAGTGACCTTAATGCATTTATACAAAAGGCCATCAAAACTTGAATGAGCTTGTTGAGGTCgtgctaaagaatcgaattccacaataaaaactataaaatatgccaaaaatccgaaatctgccaaaacccggcccccggacccacgtctcggaaccagtAAAAATGGTAGAATTAGAACCCTCGTCCTCtcctgagtctaaccatataaaatttatcaaaatcggactctgtttggtccctcaaatccctacctaaaactctccaaaactcaagccctaactccctcaatttcactttgaaatcatcaatcaaatcccaaaaacgaagatggattcatacaatataaccaaaaccgagtagagaacactcaTCCCAATccctatggtgaaaatcgcctccaaaatcgcccaaatccgagctccccaactcaaaatatgaccgaatgtaCAAAccctaattttatatatttttctatcAGCTAatctgcctcgtttctcatgccaaaTGATCTTTAAACtcgctttttatgcctccaatggattcc
The DNA window shown above is from Nicotiana tomentosiformis chromosome 8, ASM39032v3, whole genome shotgun sequence and carries:
- the LOC138897602 gene encoding uncharacterized protein — protein: MESQGSTLKNLEIQLSQLPTLVSEKIQGPLPSNTEKNPKEYLKAITLRLGKDLDEPYVDQPEQQVNNGKNIEIPSELSKQKEVKKKEENNIKKLTHFLVTIPFPQKIKREKLDNQFSKFLEILKQIHINISFIDALLKMPSYAKFLKEILSSKRNLKEVSVVMLTEKCSAILQNKLPQKLGDSGSFTIPFTLGGVYFEKTLCDSGASINLMPFSIFRKLNLGEMKDIGVSLQFADQSTKKPKGIIENVLVRVDKFVFLVDFIVLEMKECPGEPIILGRPFLATGRAIIDVHQGQLILRVDEERVIFYMQKILRFSGDETSSLCFSIDMLNCFTNEFKDNQLNPDSMERCFAKSGTIQDDDPIIREKLKY